The Candidatus Fermentibacter sp. DNA window CTTGAGGCGTGTCTCTCGCGCCATCACGCCGACCAGCTCCACCTCGGCGCCCGATAGCCGCTGCCCGGACACCGTGACGTCCAGGTTGGCCAGTGCGGTCGGAAGCGTCGCGTCAGCGAGTTCCGCGTTGCCGAGGAGAACCTCGTAGACCGTGGTCTTCTGGTCGTTGCCGTTGATTCCGAGGCCGCTCGTCGCATTGGCCTGCGGGTCCACGTCAATGATCAGGACACGCCGGCTCTCCTGAGCCAAGCAGGCCCCGAGGTTGATGGCTGTGGTGGTCTTGCCGACGCCGCCCTTCTGGCTGGCGACCGAAATGACTCGTCCCATTCCCTTGAGCTCGATGTCCTGTGGGGGAACTCAACGACGCGGGAGCGCGCGTGGTACGCCAGCAAGATAGCAGGCGTGGACTCCGGAAGACAAGCACGCTGTTTCACGTGAAACCAACGCTGACTATTCAGCGTATCAGACTGTCTTCCTTATGAATCTGGATACCGATGTCTGCCCGTTCCCGATATCGAACGAGCCAGATACGTCCCAGGACCGCGCCCAGCGGCCATCGTCAGCCATCTCTTGGACTCTGCCGCTGCCCTTCCAGAGGTAGGCCGAGCCGCCGCCGCATACCCAGTTGGCGGCAAGGGCCAGCGTCGGACCGAGTCGCAGCGTCGCTCGCGATGTGAACGCGTCGAACTTCCCGATCCGGCTGGAATCATCGAGAAGCATCTCCAGCCTGCCGAGCTCGACATCTACACGACGCAAACCAATATCCTCTGAAACCTTGCGTAGGAACAGCGTCTTGTTCCTGCGCGATTCGACCAGGACCCAACGCTCGCCGACGCCGGCGATGACCAGAGGAATCGCCGGGAACCCGCCTCCCGAACCGAAGTCCATGATGGCTCTGGGAGTGCTTTCGTTGATCCACGCCGCCGGGGCCAGCGACTCGACGATGTGCCTCTCGACCAATCTGGACTCGTCGCTTGCCGAGATCAGGTTCGAGAAACCGCGGTTCCACTCGAGCAGCAGCTCGGCGAATCGCCTCATCTTCGGCATCGCCTCACCGACATCGGCGCCCGCGCGGGCCAATTGCTCTTCCACGAGTCCCCAGGGTTGGCGGGCGAGGACCCGCGCGACGTCCCCTGGAGGGTGGGGCCGGGCGGATGAGCCGGATGCTCCTGTGGCTAGTCCATTATCTTGCATCGGACTGTCTGATTTTGAATCGGAATGAAGTTGCCCGCGACGCTGCTCGCGATCGGGCCCGGAAGGCGCATACCGCGAGAACCGACCGCGCGATGGGGACAGGTTCCCGCCGCCTTT harbors:
- a CDS encoding 16S rRNA (guanine(527)-N(7))-methyltransferase RsmG, whose amino-acid sequence is MARAGADVGEAMPKMRRFAELLLEWNRGFSNLISASDESRLVERHIVESLAPAAWINESTPRAIMDFGSGGGFPAIPLVIAGVGERWVLVESRRNKTLFLRKVSEDIGLRRVDVELGRLEMLLDDSSRIGKFDAFTSRATLRLGPTLALAANWVCGGGSAYLWKGSGRVQEMADDGRWARSWDVSGSFDIGNGQTSVSRFIRKTV